In Bifidobacterium actinocoloniiforme DSM 22766, a genomic segment contains:
- the nagB gene encoding glucosamine-6-phosphate deaminase — protein MTEVIIAKTEDEAGRIYADCAARLIQTKPDCVLGLATGSSPLAAYRALAAKVQDEGIDVLQVRGFALDEYAGLDPAHPQSYRSTIERTVVEPLGLDPAKVHVPNGDLKTIAEAGRQYDEAIKAAGGVDLQILGIGTDGHIGFNEPGSSLASGTRIKTLTEQTRIDNARFFDGDINQVPTHCITQGIGTILKARQLILLAFGAGKAEAVAETVEGGISSFCPASALQLHPHATVIIDEAAASRLRNRDYYKWAYANKPAWQGI, from the coding sequence ATGACCGAAGTGATCATCGCCAAAACCGAGGACGAAGCTGGCCGTATCTACGCCGACTGCGCCGCCCGGCTCATTCAAACCAAGCCTGACTGCGTGCTGGGCCTGGCCACCGGTTCAAGCCCCCTGGCCGCCTACCGGGCCCTGGCCGCCAAAGTGCAGGACGAGGGCATAGACGTTTTACAGGTGCGTGGGTTCGCTCTGGATGAATACGCAGGACTGGACCCAGCCCACCCCCAGTCCTACCGATCGACGATTGAACGGACCGTCGTGGAGCCGCTAGGACTGGACCCAGCCAAGGTACATGTGCCCAACGGCGACTTGAAGACCATCGCGGAGGCCGGACGCCAGTACGATGAGGCCATCAAGGCCGCGGGCGGCGTGGACCTGCAGATCCTGGGCATCGGGACCGACGGGCATATCGGCTTCAACGAACCTGGCTCCTCACTGGCTTCGGGCACCCGCATCAAAACGCTGACCGAACAGACCCGCATCGACAACGCCCGCTTCTTCGACGGCGACATCAATCAGGTGCCCACCCATTGCATCACCCAGGGCATCGGCACCATCTTGAAGGCCCGGCAGCTAATCCTCCTGGCTTTCGGCGCCGGCAAGGCGGAAGCGGTCGCAGAGACGGTGGAGGGTGGCATCTCCTCCTTCTGCCCAGCCTCAGCCCTCCAGCTTCATCCTCACGCCACGGTCATCATCGACGAGGCGGCCGCCTCCCGGCTACGTAACCGCGACTACTACAAGTGGGCCTACGCCAACAAGCCTGCCTGGCAGGGCATCTGA